The proteins below are encoded in one region of Flammeovirga kamogawensis:
- a CDS encoding alpha/beta fold hydrolase, whose amino-acid sequence MTKVLNRITLLLLVLFISNLSFGQNQKQIRFLKKELDVTAYQNQELSIKLICKASDSSKVIIRAFFDSKDNEYISYKTIDSNSKQLDNSWISYSGKIKIPKKAAKLDLGAMTFTFPESISIANLSVFSESGEIYNTSNHFDFDEINYSKNEDKSLTYNEKPTIKLTINNQVLYGNNSQEGKYVKLNGIDFYYEVYGKGEPILLLHGNNESINAFRFQIDKLKENYKVIVVDSRCQGRSSCDKTKLSYKQMASDMSALLDFLNLDKVTILGWSDGGNTGLEFALQYPEKVKSLITMGANLFPTEEAIKPEVLKQLKHSVRVNKSMGIFYKYLRRYGKVGEICLKYPDMSPEDLNTIRIPVLVLAGENDVIVDEHTKLIANSLPNSELYIFPNQGHYAPIECPEDFNNAVIQFLQKIDDDTTSTNILNN is encoded by the coding sequence ATGACTAAAGTATTGAATAGAATTACTCTTTTATTGTTGGTATTATTTATATCTAACTTATCCTTTGGGCAAAATCAAAAACAAATTCGTTTTCTAAAAAAAGAATTGGATGTTACTGCTTATCAGAATCAGGAATTAAGTATTAAGCTTATTTGTAAAGCAAGTGACTCGAGTAAAGTAATCATCAGAGCATTTTTTGACTCAAAAGACAATGAATATATAAGTTATAAAACTATAGATAGTAATAGTAAGCAGTTAGATAATTCTTGGATTAGTTATAGTGGGAAAATTAAGATACCTAAGAAAGCAGCAAAATTAGATTTAGGTGCAATGACTTTTACATTTCCAGAAAGTATATCAATAGCTAATTTGTCAGTGTTTAGTGAATCAGGAGAAATATACAATACAAGTAATCATTTTGATTTTGATGAAATAAATTATTCAAAGAATGAAGACAAATCTTTAACTTATAATGAAAAGCCTACAATAAAACTAACCATCAATAATCAGGTACTATATGGGAATAATTCACAGGAAGGTAAGTATGTAAAGCTGAATGGAATTGATTTCTATTATGAAGTATATGGCAAAGGTGAACCTATCTTATTATTACATGGAAATAATGAATCGATTAACGCTTTTCGATTTCAAATTGATAAACTAAAAGAAAACTATAAAGTTATAGTCGTAGATAGTCGTTGTCAGGGAAGAAGTTCATGCGATAAAACAAAACTTTCTTATAAGCAGATGGCGAGTGATATGAGTGCATTATTAGATTTCTTAAACCTTGATAAGGTGACGATACTTGGATGGAGTGATGGAGGTAATACTGGACTAGAGTTCGCATTGCAATACCCCGAAAAAGTAAAAAGTTTGATTACAATGGGGGCTAATCTTTTTCCTACTGAGGAGGCTATCAAACCAGAAGTTTTAAAGCAATTGAAACATAGTGTCAGAGTGAATAAATCAATGGGTATTTTTTATAAGTATTTGAGAAGGTATGGAAAAGTGGGTGAAATATGTTTAAAGTATCCTGATATGTCACCTGAAGATTTAAACACTATTCGTATTCCAGTTCTTGTGCTCGCAGGGGAGAATGATGTGATTGTTGACGAACATACAAAGTTAATAGCCAATAGCTTACCAAATTCAGAATTATATATTTTTCCAAATCAAGGGCATTATGCTCCAATCGAATGTCCTGAAGATTTTAATAATGCTGTAATTCAGTTTTTACAAAAAATAGATGATGACACAACTTCTACCAATATTTTAAATAATTAA
- a CDS encoding ATP-dependent nuclease, which yields MSEIRLEKIHVKNYRSFKDGINFEFPGEDYKKPISIIGYNNAGKTNLLNAILYGIGYKYITKDTFSINDFHNQDISNVPEIVAYMNSSTEDKVDGKQANLSGYHKLEFILDGIEIESAKINSLKPNGTDTNWQAFGAIKYFNVFYINFHNIKEEISTKKTSWGNLTSFLAKHIKYLVDSDAEMLARKGTYIEEAKQATEKVLSDSLLSKFIEKVKINYSKNLRENNCHVEFGLPNYEDIFLQMLFKIGLNGDNSNLIPIEHFGDGYISMFVMAVIQSIAESQLDDKCLFLFEEPESFLHENHQEYFYKMVLCSLAEQGHQVIYTTHSDRMVDVFDTKSIIRLEFDEETKHTVKKYNNTAEFETSNEDIISLANFNSFIKSIEPNLNRILFSRKVLLVEGPNDLLAYKYAIEQKVNNVVNDSKYSNSYLNFKNIAIVVHHGKSTALLLIDLCIHFGLDYFVVNDWDFTNNFQAELSDFADENRLKDSELYLYDNGEARTSTSKGMITTNWKLIKNSGVDNIHFNIPKLETVLQYNSDNKSSIGIWERLNEIGEFGSDFMPEKLCEFLELNQVDRLIIEEEDDLPF from the coding sequence ATGTCAGAAATTAGATTAGAAAAAATTCATGTTAAGAATTATAGGTCATTCAAGGATGGAATAAACTTTGAATTTCCAGGTGAAGATTATAAGAAACCTATTTCAATTATTGGATATAATAACGCTGGAAAAACCAATCTTTTGAATGCAATATTGTATGGCATAGGCTATAAGTATATTACAAAGGATACTTTTTCTATTAACGACTTTCATAATCAAGACATTTCTAATGTTCCTGAGATTGTCGCATATATGAATAGTTCAACTGAAGACAAAGTTGATGGTAAACAAGCTAATTTATCAGGTTACCATAAGCTTGAGTTTATTCTTGATGGAATTGAGATTGAGAGTGCAAAGATTAACTCTTTAAAACCTAATGGAACTGATACAAATTGGCAGGCATTCGGTGCAATAAAGTATTTTAACGTATTCTATATCAACTTTCACAATATAAAAGAGGAGATTTCTACTAAAAAAACAAGTTGGGGGAATTTAACTTCATTTTTAGCAAAGCACATTAAATATCTTGTTGATAGTGATGCCGAAATGCTCGCTAGAAAAGGAACATATATTGAAGAAGCAAAGCAAGCTACTGAGAAAGTGTTAAGTGATTCACTTTTAAGTAAATTTATTGAAAAGGTAAAAATTAACTATAGTAAGAACTTACGAGAAAATAATTGCCATGTAGAGTTTGGTCTTCCAAATTATGAAGATATTTTTCTTCAAATGTTATTCAAAATTGGGCTTAACGGAGATAATAGTAATTTAATCCCAATAGAACATTTTGGGGACGGTTACATTTCAATGTTTGTAATGGCAGTTATACAGTCTATAGCTGAAAGTCAACTTGATGATAAGTGCTTGTTTTTATTTGAAGAGCCAGAAAGTTTTTTACATGAGAATCATCAAGAGTATTTTTATAAAATGGTTTTATGTTCTTTAGCTGAGCAAGGACATCAAGTCATTTATACAACACATTCTGATAGAATGGTTGATGTGTTTGATACAAAAAGTATAATCAGATTGGAATTTGATGAAGAGACAAAACATACTGTAAAAAAATATAATAACACAGCAGAATTTGAAACAAGCAATGAAGATATTATATCTCTAGCAAATTTTAATAGTTTTATTAAATCAATAGAGCCGAACCTAAACCGAATTCTTTTCAGCAGGAAAGTATTGCTAGTTGAAGGTCCCAATGATTTATTAGCGTATAAATATGCGATTGAACAAAAGGTTAATAATGTTGTAAATGATTCTAAATATTCAAACTCTTATTTGAATTTTAAGAATATAGCAATTGTTGTGCATCACGGGAAATCAACAGCTCTATTGCTGATTGATTTATGCATACATTTTGGACTTGACTATTTTGTCGTTAATGATTGGGATTTTACAAATAATTTTCAAGCGGAATTATCGGATTTTGCAGATGAAAATCGGTTAAAAGATTCTGAATTATACCTTTATGATAATGGTGAAGCCCGAACATCAACAAGCAAAGGAATGATAACGACGAATTGGAAGTTGATAAAAAATTCAGGAGTAGACAACATACACTTCAATATACCAAAACTTGAAACTGTACTACAATACAATTCTGATAATAAGTCGAGTATAGGAATTTGGGAAAGATTGAATGAAATTGGAGAATTTGGGTCAGATTTTATGCCTGAAAAATTATGTGAATTTCTTGAATTAAACCAAGTAGACAGATTGATAATTGAAGAGGAAGATGATTTGCCATTCTAA
- a CDS encoding acyl carrier protein, with product MGLDSVELLFFVEDTFRIRLNASEAEQINTVQDFSNSVYSKVMTKRNEKCLSHQIFIRVKKAIKKLNFTETAIMPETSLFELFSNKNLVRNWKLLETEIGLILPELTSLDISPNLDLHVKFLGVKIRKRSTPILNGTVKQLINWIVSLNYKELINLEKITGKYEVERVIIGIIYNTMGIPINEIDLEHSIRYDLGID from the coding sequence ATGGGATTAGACTCGGTAGAATTATTGTTTTTTGTTGAAGATACATTTAGAATACGGTTAAATGCGTCAGAAGCAGAACAAATAAACACTGTACAAGACTTTTCAAATTCTGTTTATAGTAAAGTGATGACTAAACGAAATGAAAAATGTCTCTCACATCAAATATTTATTAGGGTTAAAAAGGCTATTAAAAAATTGAACTTTACCGAAACTGCTATTATGCCTGAAACATCATTATTTGAACTGTTCAGTAATAAAAATTTAGTAAGAAATTGGAAATTACTTGAAACGGAAATAGGTCTTATATTACCAGAATTAACGTCTCTAGATATTAGTCCAAATTTAGATTTACATGTTAAATTTTTAGGTGTCAAGATTAGAAAACGTTCAACACCAATATTAAATGGTACGGTAAAACAGTTAATTAATTGGATAGTATCTTTAAATTATAAAGAACTTATAAATCTTGAGAAGATCACGGGTAAATATGAAGTTGAAAGAGTAATCATCGGAATAATATATAATACAATGGGTATTCCAATAAATGAAATAGATTTGGAACATTCCATAAGATATGATTTAGGAATAGATTAA
- a CDS encoding helix-turn-helix domain-containing protein has translation MKNLQLYHRKVIQRLIEEKIFSVPEIAEGLEVSPSTIYRELKRNTHPLTKKYNADYAHKLYLARKKLSGGSRKTRPIRPNPIRKNDYELHTERRFLLWYSDRHYKVKFNSSRFKFNPFPKMYAFRLGIKDVTYHDDWELFDLWLEHLKHQKEQRSTSTPKYYWMRALIKNETTFTLWKNPSTAMEQKKCV, from the coding sequence ATGAAAAACCTTCAGCTCTACCATAGAAAAGTCATCCAACGTCTGATAGAAGAAAAAATATTCAGTGTTCCCGAAATTGCGGAAGGACTAGAGGTATCTCCTTCAACCATATATCGTGAACTAAAACGTAATACCCACCCACTAACTAAAAAATACAATGCAGACTATGCCCATAAATTATACTTAGCTCGTAAGAAGTTATCAGGCGGAAGTAGAAAAACAAGACCTATCCGTCCTAACCCAATAAGAAAAAATGATTATGAGTTACACACCGAAAGAAGGTTTTTACTTTGGTATTCTGACAGACACTATAAAGTGAAATTTAATTCTAGCAGATTTAAGTTTAATCCATTCCCAAAAATGTATGCTTTTCGTCTAGGAATAAAGGATGTAACGTATCATGATGATTGGGAACTTTTTGATCTATGGCTAGAACACCTAAAACACCAAAAAGAACAAAGATCAACATCCACCCCAAAATATTATTGGATGCGAGCCTTAATCAAAAACGAAACAACATTTACACTCTGGAAGAATCCATCAACAGCAATGGAACAGAAGAAGTGCGTTTAA
- a CDS encoding Dyp-type peroxidase, whose translation MNLVSKTQEGLLSDPTPFVEYLTLELKQDKYKVETILAVFDNFSKISKSIGQKDTTALLTITIGFSSKGWTSLFPNEPMPNELHPFIELKSGDRHFPSTPGDIFFMVKSMRMDLNYQATKYILSTFKPIANAIQDIQGYKYLDDRDLIDFVDGTENPKSNERAKAVIIDHEPYVGGSYLIVQQYFDKQEEWDSLTTEYQEGVIGRTKMDDIEIEDDKKKPYAHNVKSKVEIDGVEIKMLRQNRPFGNAMEHGTMFIGFAKSASIIETSLKQMIEPGENGHHDKLLDYVTAKTGTLYFIPPQSFLDNMSN comes from the coding sequence ATGAATTTAGTAAGCAAAACTCAAGAAGGGTTACTCTCAGACCCAACACCATTTGTAGAGTACTTGACTTTAGAGTTAAAGCAGGATAAATATAAAGTAGAAACAATTTTAGCCGTATTTGATAATTTCTCAAAAATATCAAAATCTATTGGCCAGAAAGATACCACTGCTCTATTGACTATAACCATTGGTTTTTCATCTAAAGGATGGACTTCTTTATTCCCAAATGAGCCAATGCCAAATGAATTACACCCATTTATTGAGCTAAAGTCTGGAGATAGACACTTTCCTTCAACTCCTGGAGATATCTTTTTTATGGTAAAATCTATGCGGATGGATTTAAACTATCAGGCAACAAAATATATTCTTTCTACATTTAAGCCAATAGCAAATGCAATTCAGGATATTCAAGGATACAAATATCTGGATGATAGAGATTTAATTGATTTTGTGGATGGAACAGAAAACCCAAAAAGTAACGAGAGAGCCAAGGCTGTAATTATAGATCACGAACCTTATGTTGGAGGAAGCTATCTTATTGTACAACAATATTTCGACAAACAAGAAGAATGGGATTCATTGACAACCGAATATCAAGAGGGTGTGATTGGTAGAACAAAAATGGATGATATTGAAATTGAAGACGATAAAAAAAAGCCCTATGCTCATAATGTAAAATCTAAAGTTGAGATTGACGGTGTAGAAATTAAAATGTTAAGACAAAATAGACCTTTTGGTAATGCAATGGAACATGGAACAATGTTTATTGGTTTTGCTAAATCGGCAAGTATAATCGAAACATCACTAAAACAAATGATAGAGCCTGGAGAAAATGGACATCACGATAAATTATTAGATTATGTAACTGCAAAAACAGGAACACTGTATTTTATTCCACCACAAAGCTTCTTGGATAATATGAGTAATTAA
- a CDS encoding alpha/beta hydrolase-fold protein, protein MKYYTFLLLLIGSILMIDHPTIAQTNTSQTEQFKKRIEGSIYSETLNENRDFWVKLPDNYKPENEEKYAVIYLMDGFSLESTLEAVYSNYWGHYLPHMILVGVSNRSNRIRDLTTSQVKMRRGSAMDDETGGAENFTKFLEQELIPYIDNNYPTITYRTLIGHSYAGLFTINTLINHQHIFQNYIAIDPSLDWDNQKLLKEAKEKLSTESYEGKSLYVSLAAEQLHMWKEEITMENIMEDSSEFTLFARSIIEFSNYAKAQKQNGLNFSWKVYNEDLHGTVPLPTIRDGLIFLFEWYQFKSPQKYNNPATPIEELVSLLKEQEQIYTKHFGVPTAPMIDEMLNGYGYMNMQMGQPEKAFMFFEMNIKYNPTSANAYDSMAEYYESQNDNENALKYLQKAYEISGKEYYKERIEALNIK, encoded by the coding sequence ATGAAATATTACACCTTTCTATTATTACTTATCGGATCAATTTTAATGATTGATCACCCTACAATTGCACAAACAAATACTTCTCAAACAGAGCAATTTAAAAAAAGAATTGAGGGTTCCATTTATTCTGAAACTTTAAATGAAAACCGAGACTTTTGGGTGAAATTACCAGATAATTACAAGCCAGAGAATGAAGAAAAATATGCCGTCATTTATTTAATGGATGGATTTTCTCTAGAGAGTACTTTGGAAGCTGTTTATAGTAATTATTGGGGGCATTATCTACCACATATGATACTTGTTGGGGTTTCTAACCGTAGCAACCGAATAAGAGATTTAACTACTTCTCAGGTGAAAATGAGACGAGGTAGTGCAATGGATGATGAAACAGGAGGAGCGGAGAATTTTACAAAATTTTTGGAGCAAGAACTTATTCCATATATAGATAATAACTACCCAACAATAACCTACCGTACTTTAATTGGCCATTCTTATGCAGGTTTGTTTACCATAAATACGCTAATAAACCATCAACATATTTTTCAAAATTATATTGCCATAGATCCAAGTTTGGATTGGGACAATCAAAAATTATTGAAGGAAGCAAAAGAGAAATTGAGTACAGAAAGCTATGAAGGGAAATCCCTTTATGTGTCTTTAGCAGCAGAACAACTACATATGTGGAAGGAAGAAATTACCATGGAGAATATTATGGAGGACTCTTCAGAATTTACTTTGTTTGCACGTTCAATCATTGAGTTTTCAAATTATGCTAAGGCTCAAAAACAGAATGGATTAAATTTTTCATGGAAGGTATATAATGAAGATTTGCATGGCACTGTCCCATTACCAACAATAAGAGATGGACTAATTTTTCTTTTTGAATGGTACCAGTTTAAATCTCCTCAGAAATATAATAACCCAGCAACTCCTATAGAAGAATTGGTTTCGCTATTGAAGGAGCAGGAACAAATCTATACCAAACATTTTGGTGTTCCCACTGCACCAATGATTGATGAAATGTTAAATGGCTATGGCTATATGAATATGCAAATGGGACAACCTGAGAAGGCGTTCATGTTTTTTGAAATGAATATTAAGTATAACCCAACGAGTGCCAATGCTTATGACTCTATGGCTGAGTATTATGAATCTCAAAACGACAATGAAAATGCCTTAAAATACTTACAAAAGGCCTATGAAATAAGTGGTAAAGAGTACTATAAAGAAAGAATTGAAGCTCTAAATATAAAATAA
- a CDS encoding haloalkane dehalogenase has protein sequence MEGNKKKISAEFPFESKFLEVNGSKMHYIDEGEGDTILFLHGNPTSSYLWRNIIPYLKPLGRCIAPDLIGMGKSDKPNIGYSYKDHTDYLTKFIDNLDLKNITLVLHDWGSGIGFHYANTHRDNIKAIAFMEAMVKPIEPSPEMQTAFKMMRTKGIGWLMISVGNMFINKMLPSMINRTLTEEEFNYYKAPYPTVGSRKALREFPRNVPIGEEPKFSYDRIKAYGEWLTETDLPKLLLYVTPGALIRDVDVKFIKENFSNLKAVDVGEGLHFIQEDNPHQIGEEIAQWYKEL, from the coding sequence ATGGAAGGAAATAAAAAAAAGATATCAGCCGAATTCCCATTTGAATCTAAATTTTTAGAAGTAAATGGTAGTAAAATGCATTATATTGATGAAGGGGAAGGAGATACGATCCTCTTTCTTCATGGCAATCCCACTTCTTCTTATTTATGGAGAAATATCATACCTTATTTAAAACCTTTAGGCAGATGTATTGCACCTGATTTAATAGGAATGGGTAAATCTGATAAGCCAAATATTGGCTATTCTTACAAAGATCATACTGATTATCTAACAAAATTTATTGATAACCTTGACTTAAAAAATATCACATTGGTACTTCATGATTGGGGTTCAGGTATCGGTTTTCATTATGCCAATACACACCGCGATAACATTAAGGCCATTGCTTTTATGGAAGCGATGGTAAAGCCGATTGAACCATCACCAGAAATGCAGACTGCTTTTAAAATGATGCGTACCAAAGGAATTGGATGGTTGATGATCAGTGTTGGTAATATGTTTATAAATAAGATGCTACCAAGCATGATCAACAGAACATTGACAGAAGAAGAATTCAATTATTATAAAGCACCTTATCCAACAGTAGGAAGTAGAAAAGCTTTGAGAGAATTCCCTAGAAATGTACCAATTGGTGAAGAACCTAAATTTTCATATGATAGAATAAAAGCCTATGGTGAGTGGTTGACAGAAACAGATCTTCCAAAACTTTTATTGTACGTTACGCCTGGAGCATTGATCAGAGATGTGGATGTGAAATTTATAAAAGAAAACTTCTCAAATCTGAAAGCAGTAGATGTGGGTGAAGGACTTCATTTTATTCAAGAGGACAACCCTCATCAAATTGGCGAGGAAATAGCACAATGGTATAAAGAATTATAG